CTCAGTTTGTGCTCTAGTATGCGTTCCAAGCGAAGCAACCGCACGTCCTCAGCCTGGTCGATGATGCCATCCATAAAAAATACGTATGTCATGATGTACATCTCAGTTTTAGGATAGCATTGTTCGAAAGCCATGAGATTTCGGAAGAGATGACAAGTATAGCCATAGATTGTAGTGGTGGTATCTCCATCCATCCGCTTTTAAACATTAAACACAACCATGAGAGGCATGGCAGTGACCTCTGCTTGAATGTTATGTTCAAAAAACTGTCTGTCCCTTCAATTCTCTTGAACTTCACCCCAACCCTGTTGAGGTCCATCGCATTAGGAGTCCACCTGGGTGTAGATGGCAGAGCAACTTCCAATTTCTTCCCCCCGGGCTCTTTTTTTGAAAGCTTCCACTTGGATTCGATTGCACGACGAATCCGTCCTGGTGTCTTTTCTCCCTCTTTTGACGGGACCCGAGATAAATAAAATAGATGGAGCAAATGATGGTAATTTCTGGGGTCCTTTTTCTTGAATGATTTGGATTCCTGGGGATGGATGTCCTCGAAGAGTTGGAGGGCAAGGTCAACGAGATCAATCTTTTCAACCTCACATGGTTTGATCTCATCCAATAGCAATTGGATGATGAAGAAAGGAATTTGGTTCTCAAGCTTGAGCACGTCATAAACCACTATGTTAAAAGTGGATTGCTCTGCGTCATGTGGGTCCTCAAGCTGTTCATGCTCCTTCCTCATATTTGAAACCCTCCCATCTTCCTCCATCTTAATCTTCCACTCTCTCTTCTCTTTGCTTTTATCCTTCCTCATATTTGAAACCCTCCCATCTTCCTCCATCTTAATCTTCCACTCTCTCTTCTCTTTGCTTTCATCCTCCTCCTCTGTCTCCTCGTCCATCCCCTTCTTCCTCGCATGCATTTTTAGCATAAGATAAATGATGAAGCAGCCATCAAGCAACATCATCGATGCCAATTTTGGGCATTCAGCTCTGGAGAGAGTGCCGGATAGTAGCAATGCCGGACCATGTGATCCTGTTCCTTCAACTTCATCAGGCACTCCTTCAACAATTGATTTGCATGCTCTTCGCCTCCATGACGCGATAGAAGGTGCCAGACATACCGCCGCTTCTGGTCCTGCGTGACAGCGCAGTGACTCGCATGGTGAAAAGGTCCCAAGGAAGCAACAATTGGATCGTAGGCTTCACGATCCGACTGCCGGATGTGTTGGGGGACCTTGAAGATGGTGCATGGGCAGTCCCGATGGTCCGCAGGGAGTGCTGACGTTACATGATCCATCATTTCATCGATCCACACCTCGTCGGTTTTGCCGCTAGTGGATGGCATTCCTCTTGCAGTGCAACATGGACATTCTGGTTCAAGATTGGACAAATCGGCTGAAGGGATTACATTTGGGCCGAGAGATTCATCCATGTTACGACCTAATTTATAGCGCACACGACCAAGTAAGTTACTATAACTACTTCTAAGAGATTATCTAACAGACTTTtagttcaaaaattaaaataaatgatttgCCAAGAGAAAATTCTACAGATGCTACTAGCAAGCTACTATAATATATTAAACGTAGGCTGAACAAATTTGACAACATGCACAAACaagcaaaataattttgatctttgaGATGTATCATGATCATCCAATAAAAAAAGTTAATTTCATGGTTATGCAAGTGATGGTGTGAAAGCAATCTCTAGGATTTAAATATTTCTCAAGCACAAAAAAGGCAAACATTCCAAAATTAAGAGATCTGGATATTAACTAGGAATAAGGATTTCCTGTGGTTTATTCAAAACCATATTACATCCATGATCCAAGAACTCCAAGTCaaaaaaggtaaaagaaagatgaatCCTCAAAACCagaaaaactaaaaataaaaaaataaaatttgaattatctctcatataagaaaaataaaaaaagataagtaGAGAATATAAAAAATTCACATCACATCATCAAAAGTTCCAACTTCTAatcagtaaaaaaataaaattgaagaattGCATTGAGACTATGATGATACGTATGGTAATCATGAAATTGTGATTTTTTGaggcattttatttttttaaaaaaaaatatatgaggtcTTTCTTTGGTTGGAGCAACTCAAAAGTCAGCCTTTCCGGCTTCACATCGCCcacaaattaaatataaaaaaagctATGTGCCCAAAAAAGTTGTGTCCCTCATGGGATTGGAGAAAAAATTCCAGCCACAACAGATTTCACTCATTGGAGAAAAAAGCTTCGTGCTGATGAAGTTACACAGGTGAAATGACCCAAAGGATCCTGGATTATCAATGTTTTAGTCTGAACAAGGTAAATTAATTTAACTCTATTCTTATTGAATTTTTCATTCTATGTACTAGACATTGTTATTTGCGCATCTTGACACGAGAGCGGGTGATAATCTAAaccaatatatattttatatttaaaatctatATAGGACTTTCAATAAATATATATGGAGCAATTACTAGTGCGTACTGCTGAGTCACCCATTACTAAAATTGCAAAGAAATCTTACACGCGCGTGCACgcgcacacaaacacacacatgcacgtgcatatatatatatatatatatatatatatatatataatattattttataaaaaaataatttttattaaaaaataaataattaaagtttTTTTGTACAATTCAAAAACTCAGCTAAAATTGTAAGaaacaagaggaagaaagaagtcGTAACACCAAACCTGATATTATATGTGAAACACACTTGTGAGCAATCATAGGATATTCAGTAGTTtagggataaaatttttataatcgaatcaattataaaaaaaattatgatcggacCGTCATCATCTACCACGTATTCGAAGTATGCCGCACATGCTTATGCACGCacgttaaaataataaaaaaatatgaatggataaattttagatatatttCAACAGTTTTGATAAATATCACATAATCTCTTAGAGtttattcatttttatttttttaatagtttaacATGCGTGTATAAGCACACACAGTGTGATTCGAAGACATGACAAATGATGATGTTTCGattataatcctttctataatcaatttgatcataaaaattttattcgtagtcCAGCATCTCAACTGATAAAATAGTTGATGACTCGAGAAGATAGCAAACAtgctttttttaattaaaagaatgcgcacaccaaaaaaaaaaaatactcagCGGTATTATAGCAAGGGTGGGAATCAAGAACTTAACGGTGCACGAACGATGGGCTCTCGGTGGAAGTGATCTTCAATCCTTCTAATCTCTTTCCTCGCCCTGCTCAATCACTCCGAATCTTCTCTGTCTCTGATTCTGGGATCTATCAACAATATATAAACATGGCCTGGCACCTCTCTGGGCTTGACTTTTCGCCCCCCCGGTGGGGCCGCACTGCAGGAACCCGGAGCCTTCTAAGGTGACTATCAAGATTGGAGAGCTatgtaccaaaaaagaaaaaaaaaagactgggGAACTCCATAGCGAAAATGACAGGGAAAAATCATTCCTCTTGACTCCACATTGCTGGACGACTTGTGTGGATGATTTGACGGTAGTCTTGATATTTTAACCGTTAGCAAACTCTCTGCTATCTTATCAAAATAGGAAAAGTTTTagataaatttattaatttaatattattttaaaaaaattattaaaataatattttttaaaaatattataaaaatattatttaaattaaaattatcttaatGTAGGACGATTTTATGTGCTGACTCAGTATCCTTACTGTATTCCTACTGTCAGTATGAGTCATCTTATAATAGGACGACTAATTCGTCCTATAATAGAACAACTCTATAAATAAATTATCTATTtgctattatatattataatattatattataatattatattatattaatattttatattaatataatataatatatattatataatattattattataaattatatagtaatatattatattaatgtataattatattattttcttattgTGTATTATTATAATGtgatataatatattagaatattatattatattaatatttatttaatagaatatatattatatagtattattatatataataatatagtgtaaaatattataaaaatcaatatataatatatgatattatattattatacattattgtattatataacattatatattttatataatatatatcatataacattattatatattatataatataatatagtgtaaaatattatatatatatatatatatcaatatataatatattatattatattattatatattattatattatatagatatataaCATTACGAACGGTGGGCTCTCAGTGGAAGTTATCTTCAATCCCATTAATCTCTTTCCTCGCCCGGCTCAATCACTCCCAATCTTGTTTGCTTCTAATTCTGACATCTATCAATAATATATAAACATGGCTTGACACCTCTCCGGGCTTGACTTTTCGTCCTCCGGTGGGGCCGCACTGCAGGAACCGAGAGCCTTCGAAGTTCACTATCAAGGCTGGGGAGCTTtgaaccaaaaaaagaaaaaaaaaaaaagacactgGGGTGCTCCATAGCGTAAATGACAGGGGAAAATCATTCCTCTTGGCTCCACATTGCTAGACGACTTGTGTGGTTGATTTGGCGGTACCGTTGATATTTTAACCATTAGCAAACTCTGCTATCTTATCAAGTTAGAGGAATTTCTAAATCTCAGTTGCTTGCATTAGCTGGGACCTCATACTAGGAGCTTATTTCAGCACATCAaaacctcaaatttttttttttaaaaaaaaaaaatcttaaactgTATAGTGGATTTTGATAAGCCAAGATAAATAGAACCAGAATGATTTGTCTTCCATTGAGAAGATTCACAAGCAtgtgcagcaccaacatgagataaAAATCTAGACTATTACCATATTAGCATGAAGATATTAAATCTAGTCTAAACTTCCCTTATTTTTTCACCAGCAGTCTATTGGgttcctaaaataaaaattataatgcaCATGATCTAGATTTCACTTCTTTGAAGACTTGACCAAATGCTAGATGATGCCATATGTAACAAGAGTAGAGTGTCATAAAATTGTGATACTTTAGGTTTTAAAAATGTTTCATGTTTATCTAATTCCGGAATTGATTCTCATTTAATGTTTCATTTCTGATGATAAAAACATCTATTTCCATCCCTTTTTTCCAATGACATTTTCTTCCATGTTGAATCGAGATTTTGATGGCCATTTAATGTTTAGTCCCATGCCATGTACGCGTTATTGtaaggaatatatatatatatatatatatataacgttACTAACtcttaaacacacacacacacacaaaaaaaaaaaaaagtactcaGAGGTATTATAGCAACGGTGGGAATCAAGAACTTAACCACGCGCGAACGGTCGGCTCTCGGAGGAAGTTATCTTCAATCCTTTGAATCTCTTTCCTTGTCCTTGTCAATCACTCCCAATCTTCTTTGCTTCTGATTCTGGGATCTATCAATAATGTACAAACATGGCTTGCCACCTCTCCGGGCTTGACTTTTCGCCCTCCGGTGGGGCCGCACTGCAGGAACAGAAAGCCTTCTGAGTTCACTATCAAGACTGGGAGCTTTGTGCCAAAAATGGCAAGGAATCATCATTCCTCCTGACTCCACATTGATGGACGACTTGGGTGGTTGATTTGGCACTAATCTTGATATTGTAACTGTTAGCAACTCTCCGCTATCTTATCAAGTTAGAGGAATTTCTAAATCTCAGTTGTATGCATTAGTTGGCACCTCATGCTAGAAGCTTATTTCAGCACATCAAAGTctcaaatatcttttttttcttaaaagaatctTAGATTGTACGGTGGATTTGGATAAGTCAAGACAAATAGGATCAGAACAATTCGCCTTCCATTGAAGAGAACCACAAACacgtgcagcaccaacatgagataaAAATCTAACTATTATTGGATAGGCAAGATATTGAATCTAGTCTATACTTCCTCTTATTTTTTTCACTAGTAGTCTATTTGgttcctaaaataaaaattataacccACATTATCCAGATTTCACTTCTTTCAAGACTTAACCAAATGTTAGATGATGCCATATCTAACAAGAGTAGAGTGACAAAAAATTGTGATATTTTAGGTTTTAAAAATGTTTAAAGTTTATCTACTTCTGGAATTGATTCTCATTTTATGGGATTTTttaaactaatatttttttaataaaatattttcaaactaTGGCAGgttgaaaaatatttctcattttACTGTGCCACCTCTGTTAAAATCGTAGGTTGAATCTATGATTTCAAGTCCACATGTCTAACTGACATgggttaaaaaaatttgaaattatgggCTTAACCAACGATTTCACTGAAGTCATGGGCTATTCCTTATCCCTcccttttttacttttttttccttttcccaaGCATGGCTGCCCTACATTTTTTTTCCGCTTCGCTCTATCGAGGGAGGGGCCCGCTCTATTGAGGAGCGCAGATGGAGGGGCATGGGTGGTTGCCTTGTGTGCAGCTGTGAGGGCATAGATTCATCGAGGTCGGAGGAGGAAAGGGGAGGGTACGGCAGTGGCTCGAGGCCACGAAGGGTGCGGGAGGCGGTCGCGCAGGGTGCGAAAGGCACGGGAGATGCCTGGGGCCGAAGAAGGGAGGCGAGAGGGGTT
Above is a genomic segment from Elaeis guineensis isolate ETL-2024a chromosome 1, EG11, whole genome shotgun sequence containing:
- the LOC105037746 gene encoding LOW QUALITY PROTEIN: UPF0481 protein At3g47200 (The sequence of the model RefSeq protein was modified relative to this genomic sequence to represent the inferred CDS: inserted 1 base in 1 codon; deleted 2 bases in 1 codon) gives rise to the protein MDESLGPNVIPSADLSNLEPECPCCTARGMPSTSGKTDEVWIDEMMDHVTSALPADHRDCPCTIFKVPQHIRQSDREAYDPIVASLGPFHHASHCAVTQDQKRRYVWHLLSRHGGEEHANQLLKECLMKLKEQDHMVRHCYYPALSPELNAKLASMMLLDGCFIIYLMLKMHARKKGMDEETEEEDESKEKREWKIKMEEDGRVSNMRKDKSKEKREWKIKMEEDGRVSNMRKEHEQLEDPHDAEQSTFNIVVYDVLKLENQIPFFIIQLLLDEIKPCEVEKIDLVDLALQLFEDIHPQESKSFKKKDPRNYHHLLHLFYLSRVPSKEGEKTPGRIRRAIESKWKLSKKEPGGKKLEVALPSTPRWTPNAMDLNRVGVKFKRIEGTDSFLNITFKQRSLPCLSWLCLMFKSGWMEIPPLXIYGYTCHLFRNLMAFEQCYPKTEMYIMTYVFFMDGIIDQAEDVRLLRLERILEHKLSNDEAAAKLFNQLGDQIQFDWKNNYLDKEITEVICRVGKFYEFKWHQWFGELRRDYFGKPWTIIAVLAATAGLLLTAEQAAFSALSYLHSS